Proteins encoded in a region of the Candidatus Omnitrophota bacterium genome:
- a CDS encoding OmpA family protein: protein MIKTKKILLSLIAFVFLTTSVFALDREESRKKEMEQFQKKFEWWPTDAKPGPVKDAKKGGYWWWPTKPGEIGPLWGNRGWVYVYKIIFDYKEDELPPPKPKEPRPSLLIRKMIRNVKIYFDFDKADLREDAIKVLKNAIDTLRRNPESSILITGNCDVRGSEAYNVKLGKRRGEAVKEFMLENGVPEERIKIVSRGKLDAIAPVTDILGMQKDRNAQFMIAEVQEVMIPYPEDLENMEAELLEDGKYLIEEKESVESAVKVSTKEYIVKKGDTLSGIAQREYGGAYKWKYLYELNKSRIKNPNKLEVGQKIIIPVE, encoded by the coding sequence ATGATTAAAACTAAAAAGATCCTATTATCCTTAATCGCGTTTGTGTTTTTAACGACTTCGGTATTCGCATTAGACAGGGAAGAAAGCCGAAAGAAGGAGATGGAGCAGTTTCAGAAAAAGTTTGAATGGTGGCCTACCGACGCTAAACCTGGCCCCGTAAAAGACGCTAAAAAAGGCGGATATTGGTGGTGGCCCACAAAGCCGGGCGAGATAGGGCCGCTCTGGGGCAATAGAGGTTGGGTTTATGTGTATAAAATAATCTTTGATTATAAAGAGGATGAACTCCCTCCGCCAAAACCCAAAGAACCGCGTCCGTCTCTTCTCATAAGGAAGATGATCAGGAACGTAAAGATCTACTTTGACTTTGACAAGGCGGACCTGAGAGAAGATGCCATAAAAGTGTTGAAAAATGCCATAGATACTTTAAGGAGAAACCCCGAATCGAGTATTTTGATTACCGGTAACTGCGATGTGCGCGGCTCAGAAGCTTATAATGTGAAATTGGGCAAGCGGCGCGGAGAAGCGGTAAAGGAGTTTATGCTGGAAAACGGCGTTCCCGAAGAGCGCATAAAGATAGTATCTAGGGGTAAGCTTGATGCCATTGCGCCGGTTACGGATATATTGGGTATGCAAAAGGACCGAAACGCGCAGTTTATGATCGCCGAAGTCCAGGAAGTTATGATACCATATCCCGAGGACCTGGAGAATATGGAAGCAGAACTATTGGAAGACGGTAAATACCTGATCGAGGAAAAAGAGAGCGTGGAATCGGCCGTTAAGGTCTCGACAAAGGAATATATCGTCAAAAAAGGCGATACGCTATCCGGTATAGCCCAAAGAGAATACGGCGGCGCCTATAAATGGAAGTACCTTTATGAATTAAATAAATCAAGGATCAAGAATCCGAATAAGCTTGAGGTGGGACAGAAAATCATAATTCCTGTAGAATAG